From the Candidatus Poribacteria bacterium genome, the window GGTTTATATCTCTTTGAGGCAGAAAAATTTATTATCCCGCAATTGGAGAAATATGGGGTCCTCCTAAAAACACATAACGACGAGATACACGCACCCCACTGTCCCCGATGCAAGGAATTAGCCGTTTTCCGACCCTGTTCAAAATGGGTGTTCTCTATTTCCAAAAATGATGCCACCAATCAACTTCTCAATGCTCAAGAATATTGGGATAATTATGGCGATATACAAGATAAACGTATTGGCAAGGTCCGAGATATCGTCCTTAATTTCGGAGAATTACAAGTTTCAACACAGCGTCAATGGGGAATGCCTCTGCCAATCCTGCTCTGTGACCAGTGTGATGAACCTCTCACTGATAAAAATACACTCAATGCAATCCGCAATTCTATCCAGCGCAGCTTTGAATTCTGGTTCGGACTCAGCATTGAAGAACTCTTGCCCACTGATACCCGCTGTTTAAACTGTAACTCAAGCGATTTTCGCAAAGAGGCGACCCTCATTGATAGTCATTTTGCTAATCTGCTTCAAATCATTGACAACTCTGACTTCAAGAAACCGCTCGGGGGCCACACCAGCGTCATGTTTGTACCACAAACAGGTATTGGTGATTCTCAGTGGACAAAATGGTTAGCCGAAATTAGCGTCATCTCCGCTGCGCTTAGTAGAAGTCGCCCAATTAAAGAAAGTCAACCCTTTAAGCAACTAACGCTTAAAACGCTACCAAAAATTAGCGGCAAAATTCAGATTGAAGACGCATTTCTTAATAAATATCCAGCCGATGTGGTCCGACTTGTCGCGATAGCACCGAATATTGAAGCCAAACAGGTGAGTTCCAAACAACTTGAGAAACTTGCCGAGGGATACCTCGGGCAATATCAGCAGCTCCAAGCACTATTCGATGATATAAGTGAGTACCTCTACCCGTTTCTACGTGATTCCGGAAAAGCGAGCGATAAGAAACAAAAGGATGCACCTGCGAAAGCCTCTAAAGATGAACAACGTTTCACCACCGCTAACGGACGCGAAGTTCAGGTCGATTTCCCCCGCACACCTACGCATACAGATATTGAAGCTCTGGGGGAGACCGCTGCTACTGGTAAAATACTTCCAATTGATTCGCTGGCAATAACTGTTACCGCGCAACTTTTGCAAGAGGTGCAACTGGCTTATCAAGCCGAGAATTTCTACGAAATGTGGACGCTGTTAACTGATTTTTGTCAAGACGACCTTCGCTTTTATAGCCGCACGATGGAATCTCGTCCTACTACAACCCTACATGCGGCGCAAAGTATACTTTCAGAGATAACGACTGGACTGCTACAACGATTCGCTCCCTTGACTCCTTTTTTAGCCGAACATTTTTATCGACGCATTTCTATAGAAGGCATGACCAGCGACCAGAGTATCTTTCAAGAAAACTGGCACTCGCACTCGTCTCTGATTGGACAAACTCTGCAACCTTCCGATGGGAAAAAAGACGAGGCAAAAGCGGAATGGGAGGAGGTCAAGAGGGCATACGATGCAAAATCCTAAAAAAAACGCATGGCAAAATGTTATGCTTTTGATTTATGTGGCTGTGCCCGTGTTGATACTTGATTGGGGCACTAAGTGGTTGGTCCAGAAACACATTACTCAGGTAACAGAGATAATCCCGATTATCCCCGGGTTCTTCAACCTTCGGCACGATAGAAATACTGGAGCGGCTTTCGGGGTACTCGCCGGGCATAGGGTCTTGCTGATTCTCATTACCATTGTCGCTTTGGTTTTCATTTTTTCCTATTACCTCCGATTCCGGGAGAGTCGTTGGATGCAGGTCTCGTTAGGTTTTCTACTCGGCGGTGCTGTTGGAAATTTCATTGATCGCCTCTATTTGGGGGAAGTTATTGATTTTCTTCAATTCGGTATAGTCAGCCAAGGTCTCTTTTGGCCCACCTTTAACGTCGCTGATATTTCTGTCTGCATCGGTGCAGGCATGCTGATTGTTTACCTGTTCCGACACCGTAATCAAGACCAGCAGGCTTGACTTGGGACCCGGTTTTCTAAATCCATAGATTAATAGTATCATTGTGAGAACTCAACGTTGTCTTTGACCCAAGGAGGGATCCATGTACAAGTTTCGCACCCAATTATTTCTAATGAGCATAGCTTTTCTCTATTTCGCACAACCGCACGCAAAAG encodes:
- a CDS encoding class I tRNA ligase family protein — its product is MKKRNSPAKNTTRKRGKTTKREEELQLADRNREKNVLDVWANVDVFPLANKKSNTAQRTAPVSSTQPQHAPQTETYVLRETPTSIHALTFDTLCRKICQDVFLKASLMQGHQVTYVPVWETYPLWIEERIIAEAKSKSPIKLSVLRKRCRARHKQELEVQKQKFYQLGIFADWDASQKTLESRQEARLIALISRLRDSDYLHDLPQLSPWCPKCTAPLNEANLLQKSAHALNGYVKFPFNFGLEEFGINVSFCIRMPHLWEVAGTVEIGITQDATYLLTKHGEEYLLFAEPQLEYFCKHLTNGQPEPKPIKEIKATELAQYTVAHPLFPSKELKITPIPETLITETPDESTSLLKSGVIPLNPAHHQPSYNIARVLEDINATPIFDETGRFTEEAGQLCGLYLFEAEKFIIPQLEKYGVLLKTHNDEIHAPHCPRCKELAVFRPCSKWVFSISKNDATNQLLNAQEYWDNYGDIQDKRIGKVRDIVLNFGELQVSTQRQWGMPLPILLCDQCDEPLTDKNTLNAIRNSIQRSFEFWFGLSIEELLPTDTRCLNCNSSDFRKEATLIDSHFANLLQIIDNSDFKKPLGGHTSVMFVPQTGIGDSQWTKWLAEISVISAALSRSRPIKESQPFKQLTLKTLPKISGKIQIEDAFLNKYPADVVRLVAIAPNIEAKQVSSKQLEKLAEGYLGQYQQLQALFDDISEYLYPFLRDSGKASDKKQKDAPAKASKDEQRFTTANGREVQVDFPRTPTHTDIEALGETAATGKILPIDSLAITVTAQLLQEVQLAYQAENFYEMWTLLTDFCQDDLRFYSRTMESRPTTTLHAAQSILSEITTGLLQRFAPLTPFLAEHFYRRISIEGMTSDQSIFQENWHSHSSLIGQTLQPSDGKKDEAKAEWEEVKRAYDAKS
- the lspA gene encoding signal peptidase II: MQNPKKNAWQNVMLLIYVAVPVLILDWGTKWLVQKHITQVTEIIPIIPGFFNLRHDRNTGAAFGVLAGHRVLLILITIVALVFIFSYYLRFRESRWMQVSLGFLLGGAVGNFIDRLYLGEVIDFLQFGIVSQGLFWPTFNVADISVCIGAGMLIVYLFRHRNQDQQA